TTTGATCAACGTCTCAACCTCACCAGAATCCCTGACCTCATGAATCTGGTTATCTTTTACAAGGGAAACTTTTCCACGCTCTTCAGACACAACAATCACCAGGGCATCGCTTTGCTCGGTAAGCCCCAGAGCGGCCCTGTGCCGGGTACCGTATTTCGAGGCCAGATGTCGATTCTGGGACAAAGGCAGAATTGTCCCGGCCCGGGTAATTTTACCCCGCTGAATGACAGCCGCACCGTCATGCAGTGGCGCACCGGGCCAGAAAATATTTACCAGCATTTCCCGGGACAGTGACGCATTAATATCCGCCCCGGAGGTGACGATGCTGTCCACCCCTGTTTTAAGAGGCATCACAATCAATGCGCCGATTTTTGCTCTGGCCAGTTCCACCACGGCATCACTGATGATGTGCACCGGTGTATTGATCTGGGTTTTAGGAATTTCCCATAGAAAAAATCCGATACTGCGTGTTCTGACCACCCCTGATATTTCATTTCTGAATACAATAATAATGATGAAGGTCGCCACAGTGATCACGCCCTGCATGACCCAGTTGGTAATGACCAGGCCCATGGCGTTGGCAGAGCGGCCGATGATCCACATGGCCACCACAGCCAAAAGAACACGCAGTACATTAGTGCCCCGGAACAATACATATAAACGAAAGAGAATATATGCATTGAAAACGATATCCAGAAAATCCTGCCAGCGCCAGCCGGAAAATATTAAAGAAAATTGTTCCATGGTCATTAATCAGACATACTGAATCGTAAGATTCTTAAAATATTATTGTCTTCATCCTTAATCTCAACCCGCCAGGGCCCCTTATCCGCATCACGCATCTGGACCCTTGAAAAGGAGGACCATTTAGGCACGGAAAGGACAAGACGCATGGAAAAAATAAGCTTATCTTTTTTATACCAGTTATGGAAAATTGCCGTTTTTTCATACACCGGATCAAATTCGGAAAAGCAGAACACCTCTCCCTGGGAAACGCTGAAAACAACGGCCGGATTCACCGGCCTGAAACTGGATATACTCTCACACACCACCGCGTTGGCCAGGACCATACGGGGTTGCTCAGCCAAGCCGACACCGGCCGGAAAAAACAATAAGCCTGCCAGTTGGCAAACCACGAGAAGCCGGAACAATAAAAAAGAAAATTTCCTGACATTAAGATCGGGAATGTTACGTTCTGTTGTTGTCATAGACGATCTGCTCTCATATACTGTAAAAAAACAGATAAAACTAT
This window of the uncultured Desulfobacter sp. genome carries:
- a CDS encoding diadenylate cyclase; this translates as MEQFSLIFSGWRWQDFLDIVFNAYILFRLYVLFRGTNVLRVLLAVVAMWIIGRSANAMGLVITNWVMQGVITVATFIIIIVFRNEISGVVRTRSIGFFLWEIPKTQINTPVHIISDAVVELARAKIGALIVMPLKTGVDSIVTSGADINASLSREMLVNIFWPGAPLHDGAAVIQRGKITRAGTILPLSQNRHLASKYGTRHRAALGLTEQSDALVIVVSEERGKVSLVKDNQIHEVRDSGEVETLIKQYTGGPEPVKRMRRQTRELLVAAVVCLLCTTGLWLSFSRGMETLANYDVPIEFIKPDKKMNIIYASASRSRLLISGARPLINALSLDQMSIKISLDGAAVGKNKLAITRKNVQLPPGIRLKNIEPDQVELTLDTMAEKQVPVQADFSGKLPDGLIMTRIKVVPETVNIKGGELSLDSVTTVFTEKIPLENLTTSGLAYVPLVMSPATLRPDDKHKKVQVRYTISQRRSDDDTKS
- a CDS encoding DUF2914 domain-containing protein, with translation MTTTERNIPDLNVRKFSFLLFRLLVVCQLAGLLFFPAGVGLAEQPRMVLANAVVCESISSFRPVNPAVVFSVSQGEVFCFSEFDPVYEKTAIFHNWYKKDKLIFSMRLVLSVPKWSSFSRVQMRDADKGPWRVEIKDEDNNILRILRFSMSD